atatatatatatatatatatatatataattataacgattACTACCATCcgctttaataatatatcctaTTAATTATTGCACAAGCTACATCTTATGTTAATTGTAtctcatataatatatcaataataaaatttcaatcacACGATATCAATCATAATATAAATGCTTCGTAGCACAATAAACTAATTTACAATCACTTTATTTCACGCTTAATTTCACgcttaattgaaattttatagataCACGGATACATTGAAATGTACTGctttgtaaattaataatcaaaaacaTACACATTTAAgacaataaattaaatgtatcCTAATCTTCTTCAAAACATGATATGGTTTCATATACAtaatctcatttttatttatcgatgctAATCTTTCCATAACATCTTTTCCTATTGTTAGTGATATGAGAAATTCAAACGATATGAGACGTTTTATTGTCCGTAATATTTGTACGTTAAGTGCAAATATATGATCGCTATTGTATCCTCTAATCTAACAAATACATAAAtagtacaaagaaaaaattcgatataaatacatatatcatgaTTCGAATTTTAGGGACATGAATCTTTTCTTGTCAAACATGTTCGTGCGTCAGTATACAGATACCTTATTGTCGATAAAATTCTTACAGccaatatcaataattatttacattatatcaACCAGGATAAACTcaatacaaatatgtatacataaattgCTATACCATTTAAGGCAACGGAATTATTGTCAAAGCAATCAATAGATTCTTATGGATCTCTTAacaagtaaatattaataactatacgtatatatagaattattgtaatcgatttttatttaatcgtccttatattatatagtttaGCACCTTAGTAATAAAGCAAACACGAGCTATTTGAGAAGATATTCTATGAAGgaaaacataattataataaatgtaagttttctattaattatattcctaTTTTGTGTAATAACAAACTCTATTTTGTTCTATTGTCTGAAAACGATTGCACGTGcattgattaaataattattttactcaATAATCTGCAtgtaattttctcttctatttctaagaattaaaaacattctaaaataattaatctcaataataatttttctccatcttgattgacaaaaaaaaacagttgcTAAACATGTTTTCGCTATATAATTGGAACAgtctttatattttaacatttctaatattgaatattgtattaaaaataacattgcAACATACTTAACGAAACTACggtcaaaattattttgacgTTAACGTCAcgttatgtttatatattgtCGTCACATTTCCATCGATTAAttcgattgaattttattattgtcatcATAAATCCCTTATCGAGGTATTACATAATTTCGTATTGTCCTTAAGCCTTACAATTACGACTGACGAATCACGTTAAAATCATGAATAAATTTTGTCATACGTACATAGAGCAGGTTTATATGTACCATCACGATATGCCAGTTGtttccattttcatttctatcacTATTGATATACTTTCAACGCGATAAAGCTACCAATTCTGCCGATCAATTCTTTCTGCCATCCAgacttattattaatgaaactttgtcttatcttttattataaacgataatattatatcgtgaTATTATAAACTCAGAGTAAGCACGTATCGCGATCATCGAAGAACGTAGATATTTCTAACTATCGTTTCAAAAGTAAACGACAGTAATTTGTACCTTTTGATTTCTTCTCCTTATAAGAAGAGAACATGTAATTTTCTATCTGATATACGAATCATAAAACTTACTTCACACATTTaacaagataaattttttttgttaatatgaGAACGTTACATAGTATCGTTAAAaccttatataaaaatttactagAAATAGTCGGGACAGGCAGAATAAAGAATCGGCTAAGTAGCGTTGtttaaaattttacgaaaacagaaaatgaaaaaagaaaacttggGAGACGCCCCTTTTTAACTTATTGAATGGACGGCTCCTATTCTATTCTTAAATCTCACATTAATTGCAATTGCTAAACAATAAATGTGCAATTGCTGATATTATTGATAAGCTGTACTTTTATTGTCAAAATTTCCGGAATAACTTTTTtgaatatacgtaaatatatatcaggATCTCTAAAAACGACAGATCAATACATACTAATATGTTTATGTTCTTTCCACTAGCATTCGTATTTACGATTAATTCCAAACGTTCTTTTTCGGAATACAatgcttttaaaaaatacaaagcaATTCTAGTATTTGAAAGCATTGAAGTTTGTAGATAAAACACAGAAAAACATtataatacttaatatttttttatcaataatttagaATATAGAATCCAGTATCATTGATAGATACTGTCTGATACaagcaataataaatattgcatgagagagtgagacatttaaaacatttataaatttgcATCGCATTtcgagtatattttttttcttaatatgtaaataaaagttaCACGTCGAAGACAATGCTAAGCTTAATAGCAATACATTCGACGTACGAAAAATACAGTTGCAATATTTTCTCATGAAATTCAAGTTGTCATTCATTTATCCGTATTACGAATACAGCGAAAACGACGATTTGTATTCATTTTTAGCTTCTAATAATATAAgtactatatattttcttacctAATATCTAATATGTTTGTAAATTTCCAAAACTTCGAACAGATTTCTGTATTTCTCTTGACTAATATTGACACACTTGCGGACCTTGATATTGTTTAAAATCACGAGAAACAGTAGTGATAAAATATCTTCATAAAAGGATCAATTTTTATACGTcgtataaatgttatatctcATATAATgcaagaatttatattattttcagattAATTGACTCGATGAATCCTATAATTAAACATGATtagtaatgaaaataaatcaataaaaattctgATGTCATTGAATCAGACAATCGTAAGTACTGATTATGTCGATTATTTGTTTAACAGAAACAACTGTTTCTCGAATTAGAAAGCaattaaacgaatattaaTATGGAACAAATAAGACCTTTCCTAGGTGAGATCCTCGTCATCATCGCTAGGACCACCTGTTGGACAACATAGTCCTTCTGTACCATCGGTTCTTATGCAGAATAATAAAGTTTCAGCAGCAGTAACTTCATGGGGTACGATTCCGTGAAATTCTTTCAAATCTGCTGCAGGAAACCAGGCTTTTTCATTGTCATCGATTATGAGAATACCAAAACATCTATAACATACAAGtcgaatatataaacgattaataaaattttaacagATAATTAATTGAGATATATCATAGGCATTAAATATTACCTGCAAATGGCAATCGCAGGTATCCAAAGAACGGAAGCAAGAATAAGAATACCAATAAGGATGAGAGCCCATACTGGCCATTCATGTTTTTCCGTTGTACCTAAACTTGAAACCCATGCTGGATAACCACTCCCTTCCATAATAATTTCGACGAATGAAGCAATCAAAATACTTAACATCGCCAAAGGACTGAGATATTTCCAACAAATCAACCAATAAAGTCCCGGACGATTACCCGTCATTAATTCTATGTCATCGGCAAACCTAAATGCGATGATGAATCATTCTTATTATccttgttataatataataatcgagtcataataaatgattaataaagaGACCTTTTCAAGCCATACACATAAGATACTCCAATACATTCGAAGAACGCGATGATcaataaaggaaaatttcCACTGAAATTGTCAAAAAGTACGAAGACGTAGCTGCCAGCACCATGAGCAAAAGCCATTGAAATTATACAACACACCAAACAAATTGCACCTGATAcagattgaaaaatattaaatctaaaatttacaaattaagaatttaaatttaaaaatatttaaaaaaataaatgaaaaatattaaaaatattatcgcatGAAATCTTTCACTGATGatcgtatttcatttttaacaatataacGAACCTGTTAAGATTTCTTTCCGTAAATTGGGAAAAAGCTTCAAATCGACAATACTCGTGACGACACCTTCGAGAGTACCAAATTGAGAATCAATACCCAAAGTAAATAacatcaagaaaaataaaatcgaccaAAATTGGGCACCAGGGAATTGATTAATAGCTTCTGTGAAGATGATAAATGCTAAACCAGTACCTGATGCAGACTGTTAAAGAGATATAACGTATTAGCTCggaataaaacattttaaataaatacgtataatacTCACATTATCTAATTCCTTTTCCAGATCGCATACCGGTAATTTTGGCATAATTAAATTGTCCAAAGAACCATTTCCAGTGGTAACATTAAGTAGCGTATTTGCGTCGGGAATAATATCGGGTATTTTGTCCTCGGTaccgaaaatattaattaataacgtaTTTCGTTCCGTCAAACATTCCTCGTAAACCATAGTGGCTTTAAATCCTGTTATTACAATAGGAAAACATAGGTTTGTGAAACGTTTATCAATAgttcatataaattttatttaatttttacctATAATAGAGAAAACAACGATTCCAGCGAACATAGAGGTAAAGCAATTCGTAAAGCTGACCATGATCGCGTCacgataacaattattatttactggATTGTAGGAAGAAAAGGCTATTAAACCTCCAAATGCCAAgccaagagaaaagaatatttgagTACCAGCTTCCAACCATACTACTGGATCTGTAAGTGTCCACCACTGACaaagatgaataaaaatttcattatcatcTTCTGAACTGTCGATATTATCAAAAGTTATAATCCTCCAAAATACCTTCGGTGTAAAAAGATGCCGTAATCCATCTGACATTCCCGGTAAAGTGACGCctcggaagaagaagataattaaCACGATATATGGAAACGTAGCGGTTACGTAAACGACCTATAAAACACAACAAATAGATaagtaaaatgataattattgtataaagtgaatgaaaagattttaatcaaatACCTTGCCTGACGATGCGATTCCTTTGatcatacacatataaaccAAAATCCAAGCAATAACTAGAGCCAATGCAATCTTCCAATTAAATACCTCCGgagtattaatatctttagATATCATCAGAGTCGTCCGATACCAAAAATATTGAGTCGGGCTACTTTGCTATAGATTGACATATATTAGgatctatttttctcattcctATAAAAATTACACTCACAGACTTCGTAGAAATCTGtgatttcttcgataaaagcACGTGATACTTACCAAGCATTCTAGTTCCGGTGCATAAGAtccattttgaaaatatctatTAGGGCATTCGGCCCATGGTAGTTGAGATTGAAAactcttaaaaaagaaacgattttgtTTGATTTAAAAAGGCAAAATGCGAAATAACATCGTAGCTTACCTggacaaaataaaagaggcACCAAGCGATGATAGTATTGTAATAAAGGGCCACGTTGAAAGAAACGACGGCACTACTAACACCTATACCACCCATGTATGGTGAAACCTTAACAAGAAGCACGTATAAATCaacttatattaaataaataatgttaccAAATGAATAGAATTTGTTTTGACACTTGTTGACTGCTtcagtaaatattataatattatgttttaaAATTACCTGATTCCAAACACCGATGGCTCCTTTTCTTAATCTTTGGCCGATAGCCAATTCAAGGTAAAATATAGGAATACCCTCGATCGCCAGCATAACAAAATAGGGTATCAGAAACGCTCCTATAAACAAATAGAtctgttaaaatatttattatattcatcgaACAGATATATAATGTTAACTACTGCCACGTTTctctaataaatattcatataaaatatatgccTCTCGATATGACCTAGATCATCGCTAATAGAAACACTTGTCCTCgttgtataaaattttcttcgagaaaagagagatagatttaaattttctatctgTATATTCCCTGTTACAACCGatacgatttaataataatacgaaactATTCGATAAACATACCTCCACCATTTTTTTGAGCTAAATAAGGAAATCTCCATACATTTCCGAGGCCAACGGCATAACCGACAGTAGCCAAAAGAAACGTGAGCTTACTATCCCAATTTTCACGTTCGTCCTCACCAGCTTCTGGTCGAAAAATTCCTTTACCTTCGTTACTCCCTAATTTATTACCCCCACCTTCATTTCCCGGTTTATTCTGTAttgaatgaattatataacGAGTATGTATAATGTGACTTCAAAAGAAttgacatatacatatttaaatgtaataaaatgttCGCGTACTAGATAAGGAAATTCTATACCTTTTTATTTGGACTGGAATCATCGAAGGCTGCATTCGTAGCTCCGTAATTGACACtggtaatatttttacgattgtCCACAACTAATCTAcctctcatttctttcatttccaaCTTATCGACGCTCTTTTGTGGCTTTAAATCCCGAGAACTTTGACGACGGACTAAATGCGCCGTGTTtgccatttttttctcttcagtcttctttgtcttctctCGTTATATTCTGTTATCCTTTTAGAATTATTGTGTATTACGAGGATCAATCGGATATTCCACGCATACCTACGTACTCCATCCTATCATGAAATAGTTtgattaatcaaaatattttgattaatcaaaaaaatgtatatgattttttatttaatttttataaaaaaagtgtatatgatattatgctctacttttttcttctctcacttCGCAAGACAAGACATAAAAAGTTTGCGATCATATAGCGCAAATGTCCTTTTTATGCGAGaactttatttcaatttataaaatttcacaaatttttatcagatatttttaatggattaattaataattctttctgGTAAATTTATTGGCATTTGTTTTACTAACAATTATATTCGAGTTTGAacttatagaaatattaaaaatgatatcaacGTGTTAAATATGCGAAGCTGTTCCTTCAATTTCATTCatgttatatatcttataacaCGAAGTGTCAAGCAACATAAACATGAAAGATTAATAAGATATGCCCTGAAGCGTTATATacatctatgtacatacatatatatatatctgggtgtatatgtattattacaaAGCGAAGAAaacatacatcatatatatatatatatatatatatatatatatatatatatatatatacacgtattacGTCTTACTCATGAAAATTACTGACAGGTTCTTTTGTGTAGATACTATCAAAGAAAAGTTATCTCATTTTTCGTtaagaaaatacgaaataatagtgtacaattaaattttcattttgttaaattttgaactctacatatatatatataatatcatgataaagcataaaaataaatcaaagaacaataataaaatttgtgttaaaagaaatgtttaaaagcattattttatttttaacataccATATGTTGACATTCCTGAGAAGAAGAGCAAACTTTTAACttaaaacgtaaaatatataaaataaatgtttatcagATAAGCAAAATATGGATCGTAGAACTATTACTCTTTGCGCGAACGTATGTTTATGTGATATTtttgaaggaaataaaattttcaatagacCGTCCGTAATTTCCGGGGCGCCAATCCTTCACAGGTGATACAAGTCAGTATCGGTATACCACTGACGTCATTAGCGTAAGAATAATTAGTAAGTTTTTCacgattatatttacaatgttTTATTGATTTGAATCGTTTTTAACCGAACTGTCTACGAGACTACGAATTTATCATTCGAAAAAATCATGTCTTATATTGAATGTGTTCTATTGAAAAGTGTTTTCACTATAAGTTTTACATTACTTAAAAAACTTAACGAAAGAATATACTCTCATATTGTAAAAGCAAGTGATTAATgtacaaaaaaatgaattaatcgGTATTCCGACGAAAAGTATCGTCGCAAGCTCACCACCACTGACCTGTTAGggtgaaacgaagaaaagcgCGAGGGTCTCCTTACAGTACGAGGAGGAGTTGACTACTGTGGCACCCTCTACCACGATGGTAACTTTTGAAATTACGATATATACCGGAATCAATAGCAAGCGCCGGCGCCCCAACGCTTCCGAAAGacatttcgattaaaaatatatctaattcgTATCCGTAAGCTGATTGGTCGATCATTAGGGAACTCGACACCCTTTTATTAAGCTTATCGTCAAAGTTCTAAAAAATGACAATTTCATACAATTCTAGGAAACAAAGGAAATTAATGTAATACCTTTGAGCGATCAATCTCTTTGTCTTCTTGTGCTTCGAATAAGTGATTATGACGTATGTTTATACTACTACAGTATAAACATgaaaatctatttatattattataaaaataaaaattaacatctGTTAACAAATACATTAAAAACCATAtttgtatttctatatataaatcgtaaattatatttcgttaacgatcgattttcgaaGCTAATTTGGGAAACACTTTGAATATCCGTCAGATCTGTGGCGccatttgtaataatttcgattatttcataaaatctttctaaggaggaattaaaaaataaatatgagacAAAGATGTAGTACAAATTGttcaaaagtttttattgaactttttccattattaaaaattgagtAAAAGCTAATATTCCTGaaatacatatcatatattaattttataatatacatgtaagattattagataaaattataatatattgaaagtcttactatttaattttgttcttttataacGGTCTTCTATAAAAGAGTCTGCAAAATTATCAATtgattcttcatttttataatccaTTGCTTTCATgctttcattaataaaaagatatctaaATTTTCGGGATAAGAAATGATAACGTAAcgatttacataaaataataatccttctaaaaattattgttttttcatctataaaatattggctaaatattaaatattatcttaaatatttagaacgattctaaattataataataatcttagaaaacattatttaattatatggtTTTAAAGGATACAACTCGTGATAATATTGAAAGCTTTCGATAGCCCATTCtaaaagtaaatttaattttggccTATAAGGTGTTCcatttataatatctttcataTCTTCGTCACGTAGCAAAACATTATTCCTAGATTTATTCAAAtttgttaatcgattttttaaatcctaaaaaaagaaaaaatatacattatttaccTTCCAACTGTTTCATCACGTTCAATCATCCGtcgataaatttatctttatttttaggaaaaatattttttggatgGTTACCTGAATGGCGTCATTTAAACGCTGTAACATATCTGATAAAagcgaaatttcattttctatccccatgaaaattttaaaaataagtttTTCTCGCGCGTAATCGATCATACAGATTTCTTCGCTATCGACATCTTTACTGTAAAAAAAGCGACATCTTAAAAAGTATTACTGAATTAACTCCACTCGGCAGAAACGTGAACTACTTTGGAAGTCTAGCTAAATATTTTCCTATACATAACgtgttttaaaagaaagaaatatgaaagttTACCTCGAAACAAAACGTAATTGTTCGCATTGATTTCTTAAAGCTTGCAATGGTCGTTCCGCACTTGTGAATAATTCCAACCATTTTTCGTCCAATATCTTTAGATGCACAAAGTAATTTATAAGACTTTTATGCAGTTCTTTCGTCATACTGTTTAGAGGTTAAGTCGACTCCTTCGCTAACTACCCAACACTGATGGAGCTGCAATTTAAATACATTGGATGCATAGACTGCTTACGCGAAacttacatttataattatttttatatt
This is a stretch of genomic DNA from Vespula vulgaris chromosome 2, iyVesVulg1.1, whole genome shotgun sequence. It encodes these proteins:
- the LOC127072913 gene encoding sodium-dependent neutral amino acid transporter B(0)AT3, producing MANTAHLVRRQSSRDLKPQKSVDKLEMKEMRGRLVVDNRKNITSVNYGATNAAFDDSSPNKKNKPGNEGGGNKLGSNEGKGIFRPEAGEDERENWDSKLTFLLATVGYAVGLGNVWRFPYLAQKNGGGAFLIPYFVMLAIEGIPIFYLELAIGQRLRKGAIGVWNQVSPYMGGIGVSSAVVSFNVALYYNTIIAWCLFYFVQSFQSQLPWAECPNRYFQNGSYAPELECLQSSPTQYFWYRTTLMISKDINTPEVFNWKIALALVIAWILVYMCMIKGIASSGKVVYVTATFPYIVLIIFFFRGVTLPGMSDGLRHLFTPKWWTLTDPVVWLEAGTQIFFSLGLAFGGLIAFSSYNPVNNNCYRDAIMVSFTNCFTSMFAGIVVFSIIGFKATMVYEECLTERNTLLINIFGTEDKIPDIIPDANTLLNVTTGNGSLDNLIMPKLPVCDLEKELDNSASGTGLAFIIFTEAINQFPGAQFWSILFFLMLFTLGIDSQFGTLEGVVTSIVDLKLFPNLRKEILTGAICLVCCIISMAFAHGAGSYVFVLFDNFSGNFPLLIIAFFECIGVSYVYGLKRFADDIELMTGNRPGLYWLICWKYLSPLAMLSILIASFVEIIMEGSGYPAWVSSLGTTEKHEWPVWALILIGILILASVLWIPAIAICRCFGILIIDDNEKAWFPAADLKEFHGIVPHEVTAAETLLFCIRTDGTEGLCCPTGGPSDDDEDLT
- the LOC127072785 gene encoding uncharacterized protein LOC127072785; translation: MTKELHKSLINYFVHLKILDEKWLELFTSAERPLQALRNQCEQLRFVSSKDVDSEEICMIDYAREKLIFKIFMGIENEISLLSDMLQRLNDAIQDLKNRLTNLNKSRNNVLLRDEDMKDIINGTPYRPKLNLLLEWAIESFQYYHELYLFINESMKAMDYKNEESIDNFADSFIEDRYKRTKLNRILAFTQFLIMEKVQ